A window of Streptomyces marispadix contains these coding sequences:
- a CDS encoding 2Fe-2S iron-sulfur cluster-binding protein gives MSNGSPHDPNSQGEGYGHGQGYADAYGGGYGEHPDYGYGEYPEYGDYQDYGEYQDYGEQQRQAQRRGGPQQQSYPSYPQDGSYPQEGWGGESDQDATAFVQLPAGPLPPPGAGVEAWGPLAAPGTGQGGYTPPPLDPAEVAGQQPGGQAVPPPPETGAASTGQWAMPFGEDPASYGQQYGGQHAGQYEQHSQQQGQQPGGPSAFGDQSGHGGQGGPTGQGAAAALAGSHEARTRRPLGAGGGAGAGEAEEAEAIGSATRPGGMTAPQQATAQQARPAGPSSPASAHYQEAEAEAHARRQVPFDGHQAPFDGHDAPPGPATDSSGGDVADAYADRQHESDEAPASGAREPGGESGADSGSSGDTGEPEARPMGTVRSGLPFTPSSGPATTAQSPSTEPQTDTGDESGTDSGTGAADVPRVEDDSRAGDDPGAPHMAGAETEAPGPTTAQAQPAATRETAAGPVQHDEGETATDAEVSEEPPLELAPELGGEHPHVSYVLHVNGVDRPVTDAWIGESLLYVLRERLGLAGAKDGCSQGECGACSVQVDGRLVASCLVPAATAAGSEIRTVEGLAVDGVPSDVQRALTESGAVQCGFCVPGLAMTVHDLLEGNHAPSELETRKAICGNLCRCSGYRGVLDAVRTVVTERAEQAAREEAEAEAEAEAYERELAEASAQIPHQPTHGGGAQYPGGGGA, from the coding sequence ATGAGCAACGGCAGCCCGCACGACCCCAACTCGCAGGGCGAGGGGTACGGGCACGGGCAGGGTTACGCGGACGCCTACGGCGGCGGGTACGGCGAGCACCCCGACTACGGCTACGGCGAATACCCGGAGTACGGCGACTACCAGGACTACGGGGAGTACCAGGACTACGGCGAGCAGCAGCGGCAGGCCCAGCGACGCGGGGGGCCGCAGCAGCAGTCGTACCCGTCCTATCCGCAGGACGGTTCGTATCCGCAGGAGGGCTGGGGCGGCGAATCCGACCAGGACGCCACCGCCTTCGTACAGCTGCCGGCGGGGCCGCTGCCGCCGCCCGGGGCCGGGGTCGAGGCGTGGGGGCCGCTGGCCGCGCCCGGCACGGGGCAGGGCGGGTACACGCCGCCCCCGCTGGACCCGGCCGAGGTCGCGGGCCAGCAGCCCGGCGGGCAGGCAGTGCCGCCGCCTCCGGAGACCGGGGCCGCGTCCACCGGGCAGTGGGCGATGCCGTTCGGCGAGGACCCCGCCTCCTACGGGCAGCAGTACGGCGGACAGCACGCCGGGCAGTACGAGCAGCACTCGCAGCAGCAGGGCCAACAGCCCGGCGGGCCCTCGGCGTTCGGCGACCAGAGCGGCCACGGCGGGCAGGGCGGCCCCACGGGCCAGGGCGCCGCAGCGGCGCTCGCCGGTTCGCACGAGGCACGTACGCGGCGCCCGCTCGGCGCGGGCGGCGGCGCGGGCGCGGGCGAGGCGGAGGAAGCGGAAGCGATAGGAAGCGCCACGCGGCCGGGCGGCATGACGGCGCCGCAGCAGGCCACCGCCCAACAGGCCCGTCCGGCGGGCCCGTCGAGCCCCGCGAGCGCGCACTACCAGGAAGCCGAAGCGGAGGCGCACGCCCGACGCCAGGTGCCCTTCGACGGTCACCAGGCGCCGTTCGACGGTCATGACGCGCCTCCGGGTCCCGCCACGGACTCCTCGGGCGGCGACGTCGCCGACGCATACGCGGACCGGCAGCACGAGAGCGACGAGGCACCGGCGTCCGGCGCTCGGGAGCCGGGCGGCGAGAGCGGCGCGGACAGCGGCAGTTCGGGAGACACGGGCGAGCCCGAGGCACGGCCCATGGGAACGGTCCGTTCCGGCCTGCCGTTCACGCCGTCGTCGGGCCCCGCCACCACCGCGCAGAGCCCGTCGACGGAGCCGCAGACGGACACCGGCGACGAGTCCGGAACCGACAGCGGAACCGGAGCCGCGGACGTCCCCCGAGTCGAGGACGACTCGCGAGCCGGGGACGACCCCGGCGCACCGCACATGGCAGGTGCCGAAACCGAAGCCCCCGGCCCGACCACGGCACAGGCCCAGCCCGCGGCGACCCGCGAAACGGCCGCCGGGCCCGTGCAGCACGACGAAGGCGAGACCGCCACCGACGCGGAGGTCTCCGAGGAACCGCCCCTGGAACTCGCCCCCGAACTCGGCGGCGAACACCCCCACGTCTCCTACGTGTTGCACGTCAACGGCGTCGACCGCCCCGTCACCGACGCCTGGATCGGCGAGTCCCTCCTCTACGTGCTCCGTGAGCGCCTCGGCCTCGCGGGCGCCAAGGACGGCTGCTCCCAGGGCGAGTGCGGTGCGTGCTCCGTACAGGTCGACGGGCGTCTCGTCGCCTCCTGCCTCGTACCGGCGGCCACGGCGGCAGGCAGCGAGATCCGCACGGTCGAGGGCCTCGCCGTCGACGGCGTCCCCTCCGACGTGCAGCGCGCGCTCACCGAGTCGGGCGCCGTGCAGTGCGGCTTCTGCGTACCCGGGCTCGCGATGACGGTCCACGACCTGCTGGAGGGCAACCACGCGCCCAGCGAGCTGGAGACCCGCAAGGCGATCTGCGGCAACCTGTGCCGCTGCTCCGGCTACCGCGGCGTGCTCGACGCCGTACGTACGGTCGTGACCGAACGCGCAGAGCAGGCCGCCCGCGAGGAGGCCGAGGCGGAGGCCGAAGCGGAGGCGTACGAACGGGAGTTGGCGGAGGCGTCCGCGCAGATCCCGCACCAGCCCACCCACGGCGGCGGCGCGCAGTACCCGGGAGGAGGCGGCGCATGA
- a CDS encoding beta-N-acetylhexosaminidase — protein MRVPYEPHRSLVPAPRSVTAGPQQGRDAGDFVVGPDTALDAGPGTSATACWLRACLTPAMGLPLLPPHGGHADPGRDPGRTVLVLRTDETVAARLGPEGYELRAGQGTLRITGGDPAGVFWGTQTLRQLLGPAAYRRARTTARETWTVPAVHIEDAPRFAWRGHLLDVARHFMPKDGVLRTVDLLAAHKLNVLHLHLTDDQGWRVEIRRHPRLTGVGATRARTRVGHRGGPGTGGVDGGGPDAPLWDERAHGGFYTQDDLREIVAYAAERHITVVPEIDIPGHSQAAIAAYPELGNTDVVDTGSLDVWTDWGVSPNVLAAGDHVLRFYEGVLEEVLEIFPSRFVHLGGDECPKDQWRASAAAQARIRELGLDGEDGLQAWFTRHFDRWLTARGRRLIGWDEILEGGLAEGAAVSSWRGRSGGIAAARAGHDVVMCPEDQVYLDHRQHGGSGEPVPVGRVRTLRDVYEFEPVPPELAGTSQERHVLGAQANMWTECTEDQRRVDYQTFPRLAAFAETVWSPRPGPGGRDFEDFRRRMTDAHYARLDALGVAYRPPGGPRPWQRRPGIPGRPLDGPEPELGEREPEGGPS, from the coding sequence ATGCGAGTGCCGTACGAGCCGCACAGGAGTCTCGTGCCCGCGCCCCGTTCCGTGACGGCCGGGCCCCAACAGGGCCGAGACGCAGGGGACTTCGTCGTCGGTCCGGACACGGCGCTCGACGCCGGGCCCGGCACGTCCGCCACCGCGTGCTGGCTGCGTGCCTGCCTCACACCGGCCATGGGCCTGCCGCTGCTGCCGCCGCACGGCGGGCACGCAGACCCCGGCCGTGACCCCGGCCGGACGGTGCTCGTGCTGCGTACGGACGAGACCGTCGCGGCGCGGCTGGGCCCGGAGGGCTACGAACTACGAGCCGGGCAGGGCACGTTGCGCATCACCGGCGGCGATCCCGCGGGCGTCTTCTGGGGCACGCAGACGCTGCGGCAACTGCTCGGGCCCGCCGCGTACCGGCGTGCGCGTACCACGGCGCGGGAGACCTGGACCGTCCCCGCCGTACACATCGAGGACGCGCCCCGCTTCGCCTGGCGGGGCCATCTCCTCGACGTGGCACGGCACTTCATGCCGAAGGACGGCGTACTGCGCACCGTGGACCTCCTCGCGGCGCACAAGCTCAACGTCCTGCATCTGCATCTCACCGACGACCAGGGCTGGCGCGTGGAGATCCGCCGCCACCCACGGCTGACCGGGGTGGGAGCCACCCGTGCCCGCACCCGGGTCGGCCATCGCGGCGGGCCCGGCACCGGTGGCGTCGACGGCGGCGGCCCGGACGCGCCGCTGTGGGACGAGCGTGCGCACGGCGGCTTCTACACCCAGGACGATCTGCGGGAGATCGTCGCCTACGCCGCCGAGCGGCACATCACCGTCGTACCGGAGATCGACATACCGGGGCACTCGCAGGCCGCGATCGCCGCGTACCCCGAACTCGGCAACACCGACGTCGTCGACACCGGGTCGCTGGACGTGTGGACCGACTGGGGCGTGAGCCCGAACGTGCTGGCCGCGGGCGACCATGTGCTGCGCTTCTACGAGGGCGTCCTGGAGGAGGTGCTGGAGATCTTCCCGTCCCGCTTCGTGCACCTGGGCGGCGACGAGTGCCCCAAGGACCAGTGGCGTGCCTCTGCTGCGGCACAGGCCCGTATCAGGGAGCTGGGGCTGGACGGCGAGGACGGTCTCCAGGCCTGGTTCACAAGGCACTTCGACCGCTGGCTGACCGCGCGGGGGCGCCGTCTCATCGGCTGGGACGAGATCCTCGAAGGCGGCCTCGCCGAGGGCGCCGCCGTCTCCTCCTGGCGCGGCCGGAGCGGCGGGATCGCGGCGGCACGCGCGGGCCACGACGTTGTGATGTGCCCCGAGGATCAGGTGTACCTGGACCACCGGCAGCACGGCGGCAGCGGCGAGCCCGTGCCGGTCGGCCGTGTGCGCACCCTGCGGGACGTCTACGAATTCGAGCCGGTGCCCCCGGAGTTGGCGGGAACTTCGCAGGAACGTCATGTGCTGGGCGCCCAGGCCAACATGTGGACCGAGTGCACCGAGGACCAGCGGCGCGTCGACTACCAGACCTTTCCCCGTCTCGCCGCGTTCGCCGAGACGGTCTGGTCGCCTCGACCCGGGCCCGGCGGGCGGGACTTCGAGGACTTCCGGCGGCGCATGACGGACGCGCACTACGCACGGCTGGACGCGCTGGGCGTGGCCTACCGTCCGCCCGGTGGCCCCCGTCCATGGCAGCGGCGGCCGGGCATCCCGGGACGGCCGCTCGACGGGCCGGAACCCGAGCTGGGGGAGCGGGAACCGGAGGGCGGCCCCTCGTGA
- a CDS encoding FAD binding domain-containing protein, whose amino-acid sequence MLPTTLDEAVAALQAVPAAVPVAGGTDLMTGVNAGHLRPAALVGLGRISEIRGWQYLDGEALLGAGLTHARMGRPDFSALIPALAASARAAGPPQIRNAGTLGGNVVSAHPTGDTLPVLAALEATLVVAGPEGARREIPVSHLLANVDMLRPSEVVGHVRVPLLHAPQTFLKATGRTGPGRAMASVAVVLDPVQRGVRCAVGAVAPMPLRPLEAERWIASLIDWDGQRGLAPEALAAFGDYVAMACIPDPAPAEDGGEAPALPPAAFHLRRTVATLARRGLGRALA is encoded by the coding sequence ATGCTGCCCACCACACTCGACGAGGCCGTGGCCGCGCTCCAGGCGGTGCCCGCGGCGGTGCCCGTAGCGGGCGGCACGGACCTGATGACCGGGGTCAACGCAGGGCATCTGCGGCCCGCGGCGCTCGTGGGCCTGGGGCGCATCAGCGAGATCCGCGGCTGGCAGTACCTGGACGGCGAGGCGCTGCTCGGCGCCGGCCTCACCCACGCCCGCATGGGACGCCCCGACTTCTCCGCGCTGATCCCCGCGCTCGCCGCCAGTGCGCGAGCCGCGGGACCGCCGCAGATCCGCAACGCCGGAACGCTCGGAGGCAACGTCGTCAGCGCCCACCCGACCGGCGACACCCTGCCGGTGCTGGCCGCCCTGGAGGCCACACTCGTGGTCGCGGGACCCGAAGGCGCACGCCGGGAGATCCCGGTGAGCCATCTGCTGGCCAACGTGGACATGCTGCGGCCCAGCGAGGTCGTAGGACACGTACGAGTGCCGCTGCTGCACGCGCCGCAGACCTTCCTGAAGGCCACGGGGCGCACCGGGCCCGGCCGCGCCATGGCCTCCGTCGCCGTCGTGCTCGACCCCGTGCAGCGCGGGGTGCGCTGCGCGGTCGGCGCGGTGGCGCCGATGCCGCTGCGCCCGCTGGAGGCGGAGCGCTGGATCGCGTCGCTGATCGACTGGGACGGGCAGCGCGGTCTCGCCCCCGAGGCCCTGGCCGCGTTCGGCGACTACGTCGCGATGGCCTGCATCCCCGACCCCGCCCCCGCCGAGGACGGCGGAGAGGCACCCGCACTTCCGCCCGCGGCCTTCCACTTGCGGCGTACGGTGGCGACACTGGCCCGCCGAGGACTCGGGAGGGCGCTCGCATGA
- a CDS encoding xanthine dehydrogenase family protein molybdopterin-binding subunit, translating into MTSTADGPGAVTATPAQGTPLPEGSAGGPVTHGIGASLPSADAPAKAEGTFPYAADLWAEGLLWAAVLRSPHPHARIVSIDTEPAAALSGVHAVVTHEDVPGDAGHGRKVADQPAFARDVVRYYGEPIAAVAADHPDTARLAAAAIAVEYEPLEAVTDPEKSFEAEPLHPDGNLIRHIPLRFGDQDVTGDIVVEGLYRIGRQDPAPIGAEAGLAVPRPDGGVEIYTASTDPHTDRDLAAACFGLPPEQVKIVVTGVPGAMGDREDTGLQVPLGLLAMKTGSPVKIAATREESFLGHAHRHPTLLRYRHHADSEGRLLRVEAQILLDAGAYADTTADALAAAVSFAAGPYVVPHATIDGWAVRTNNPPSGHVRGEGAMQVCAAYEGQMDKLAAQLRMDPADLRMRNVLATGDLLPIGQTVTCPAPVAELLRAVRETPLPALPKDSPERDWLLPGGPEGAGEPGAVRRGVGYALGMVHMLGAEGADEVSTATVKVNGPVATVMCAAVETGQGFTTLARQIVQETLGIDEVHVAPVDTDQPPAGPGAHSRHTWVSGGAVERAAKMVRTQLLQPLAAKFGMSTELLTIADGKITSYDGVLSTTVVEALEDKELWATAQCRPHPTEPLDETGQGDAFVGLAFAAVRAVVDVDVELGSIRVVEMAIAQDVGRVLNPRQLNARIEAGVTQGVGAALTEHLRINRGVVRQPDFTGYALPTALDAPDIRIVQLIEEQDVVAPFGAKAASAVPVVTSPAAVAAAVRAATGMPVNRLPIRPQTAVGG; encoded by the coding sequence ATGACCAGCACGGCCGACGGCCCCGGTGCCGTCACAGCGACCCCGGCGCAGGGCACGCCGCTGCCGGAGGGCTCCGCCGGCGGCCCCGTGACCCATGGGATCGGCGCGTCCCTTCCCTCCGCCGACGCCCCCGCCAAGGCCGAGGGCACCTTCCCCTACGCCGCGGACCTGTGGGCGGAGGGCCTGCTGTGGGCGGCCGTCCTGCGCTCGCCGCACCCGCACGCCCGCATCGTCTCGATAGACACCGAACCGGCCGCGGCCCTCTCCGGCGTGCACGCCGTCGTCACCCACGAGGACGTGCCGGGCGACGCCGGTCACGGCCGCAAGGTCGCCGACCAGCCCGCCTTCGCACGCGACGTGGTGCGCTACTACGGGGAGCCCATCGCCGCCGTCGCCGCCGACCACCCCGACACCGCGCGGCTCGCGGCGGCGGCCATCGCCGTCGAGTACGAGCCGCTGGAGGCGGTCACCGACCCGGAGAAGTCCTTCGAGGCCGAACCGCTGCACCCCGACGGCAACTTGATCCGCCACATCCCGCTGCGCTTCGGCGACCAGGACGTCACCGGCGACATCGTCGTCGAGGGCCTCTACCGCATCGGACGCCAGGACCCCGCGCCCATCGGCGCCGAGGCGGGCCTGGCCGTGCCGCGCCCCGACGGCGGCGTCGAGATCTACACCGCCTCCACAGACCCGCACACCGACCGCGATCTCGCCGCGGCCTGCTTCGGGCTGCCGCCCGAGCAGGTCAAGATCGTCGTCACCGGGGTGCCCGGTGCGATGGGCGACCGTGAGGACACCGGACTCCAGGTGCCGCTGGGCCTGCTGGCGATGAAGACCGGCAGCCCCGTGAAGATCGCCGCGACCCGCGAGGAGTCCTTCCTCGGCCACGCACACCGCCACCCGACGCTGCTGCGCTACCGCCATCACGCCGACAGCGAGGGCCGGTTGCTGAGGGTGGAGGCCCAGATCCTCCTCGACGCCGGCGCCTACGCCGACACCACCGCCGACGCTCTCGCCGCCGCCGTCTCCTTCGCCGCAGGCCCATACGTCGTACCGCACGCGACGATCGACGGCTGGGCCGTACGCACGAACAACCCGCCCTCCGGGCATGTGCGCGGAGAGGGCGCCATGCAGGTCTGCGCCGCCTACGAAGGCCAGATGGACAAGCTGGCCGCCCAGTTGCGCATGGACCCGGCCGACCTGCGCATGCGCAACGTCCTCGCCACCGGCGACCTGCTGCCCATCGGCCAGACCGTCACCTGCCCCGCGCCCGTCGCCGAACTGCTGCGCGCCGTAAGGGAGACGCCGCTGCCCGCCCTGCCCAAGGACAGCCCCGAACGCGACTGGCTGCTCCCCGGCGGACCCGAGGGCGCGGGCGAACCGGGCGCCGTGCGCCGCGGAGTCGGCTACGCGCTCGGCATGGTGCACATGCTCGGCGCGGAGGGCGCCGACGAGGTCTCCACGGCCACCGTGAAGGTCAACGGGCCCGTGGCGACGGTGATGTGCGCCGCGGTGGAGACCGGCCAGGGCTTCACGACGCTCGCCCGCCAGATCGTCCAGGAGACCCTCGGCATCGACGAGGTGCACGTCGCCCCCGTCGACACGGACCAGCCGCCCGCGGGCCCGGGCGCGCACAGCAGGCACACATGGGTGTCGGGCGGCGCGGTCGAACGTGCGGCGAAGATGGTGCGCACGCAGCTTCTCCAGCCGCTGGCGGCGAAGTTCGGGATGTCGACGGAGCTGCTGACGATCGCCGACGGGAAGATCACCTCCTACGACGGGGTGCTGTCCACGACGGTCGTGGAGGCCCTGGAGGACAAGGAGTTGTGGGCCACCGCCCAGTGCAGGCCCCATCCGACGGAGCCGCTGGACGAGACGGGGCAGGGCGACGCCTTCGTGGGGCTGGCCTTCGCCGCCGTACGCGCCGTCGTGGACGTGGACGTCGAGCTCGGCTCCATCCGCGTGGTGGAGATGGCCATCGCGCAGGACGTCGGCCGCGTACTGAATCCGCGTCAGCTCAACGCCCGTATCGAGGCGGGCGTCACCCAGGGCGTGGGCGCGGCCCTCACCGAACACCTGCGCATCAACCGCGGGGTGGTGCGCCAGCCGGACTTCACGGGCTATGCCCTGCCGACGGCACTGGACGCGCCGGACATCCGCATCGTCCAACTCATCGAGGAACAGGACGTGGTGGCGCCCTTCGGCGCGAAGGCCGCCTCGGCGGTCCCGGTGGTCACGTCCCCTGCGGCGGTCGCGGCGGCGGTACGTGCGGCCACGGGCATGCCGGTCAACCGGCTGCCGATCCGGCCGCAGACGGCGGTGGGGGGCTGA